The genomic interval GTGGACGGCCAGCGAGCGCGTGCGAAGAGATAGAAGAACGGCGGCTGGTGGCCAGTGGGGAGAagggcggtggacggcggccaTCGGGGAGAAGGGTGACGACCGATGGGAAGGAGCtaggcgacgacgacctcgagcGACGGCTGTGGATCCGCCCGCCGCCCttcacccctctccctcctggCATCCTTCATCCCTCCATGAGCTTCATGGCCTGCCGGGAAGCACCGCGTCCTGTTACTGAGTTGCTCCCCCATGGCGAGGCATCGGACACAGACGGCGACGTGCTGGCGGACGGGGATGGCAGCGCGGAGGGCGGCGTCCTccttggcgatggcggcggtgagctTGGTGTAGAGGTAGTCGACGTTGGGGCGGGACATGCGGAAGGTCGCGGCGCCAGGAGAGGGCGGTCGAGACATGGAGAATCCACTCGTCTCCCTCCTCACCTCCAcccatggcggccatggcgacccCGCAGCAGGCTCCCCCCCCAGGCGGTGCTCCCCCTCGTTGTCGGGTCCCGaaactaatgattcggaaaccgacatgtttagactgtatcaagccctggatcagtagattgatacaggttcaataatctggatcttcattgcatacatttgAACAAGGCTCCAGAGGAGATGTTATTACAAAATATACGGGTATTTACAAatttgtggctaactattacagtAGAAGCTATAGAATGAGCCAACTCTaatgttttgctatagacttaaaccatctatCTAATCTAGACTTGAGAATTAGATTGAAATGaaactaacttatatgattgaatTCCCGGCTTCGGTAAGAACATTAAATTGactctggaaaaaaaaagggttgaagcaagggtgagtacaacgtactcagcaagctattatattcaataatgAATGCATGAAATGGTAATATCTGAGTAGAGCTAGGTTTACTTGCAGAAAGCAAAGAATATAGAGGAAGAAAGCctaaaatgttttaaatgcaacagtatttaataaagtttGGAATAaagtttctaaccaaataccatatgagtcTCAATGCTCaaatccgtgagcacggctattcgaatagattcatttatactttactgcagtaaatgtacgctttacccgcaatccatgacatgccaaacacattagccttgtcatggcaaagcttttcggttactaacatcagtggtacctgttccatgaactctagtccccatatgctctgaacgtaacgttatcagcagcgagaggagttctagCGTTTCCAAGGTCTTTAGAGagaactgattgtatgacaccatgtcatcgcaatcaggATTCACAAACAAGTCGACATCAATAAATCTcatatatttacctgcgccttgGTAAATATCACAATCGCCCTGCTCGGCGTAAATTTGCCTCCTGCTCGAGGACTTAAAATAGAACCactgtacagaggtaccacctttgctagataacttaatcAGCTAGGTCTATGCCCATACGAGAATTGCGGTTGTACTCGTATGTTCTTCACATGTACTTGGCAATTttatgtcggttggaacagtactagccacccggaaatcaaccatttctaccgTACTATTCCAATCtaagtttattatattttagactaggcatggctaagcaaaatctagcatatatctggtttgctatataTTCAGGTTATGCATTTAGAATCATGTATGGCTAATGCACAAGATACTGGAAATATAGAATACAGGATTATTATGCTCAAaggagaggaataataacttgccttgctccaacacAAATAAATgcgagataggcaacctgattatccgatctttgaaataccacaggttgccatccaaaatataatagactctactacagaagaggaagaaccaaattcaataaaagccataaaataGCAAGAAAGAGATAAACGGTTGGGAGGGTTAGGATTTAGTGTATAGCCTATCTCTTTTATAGGGTATATGGATTACTGGGCTGATATTTTATGTGTGGGTTATAAAGAGTTGGCAGCTGGGGTGGAGAGGGAATTAAGCGGCTAAGATCACCTATATTTTATGTGCAGACTTTGATTGGTTGGTGGATAGGGAGTATAGTGGATAATTGAATTGGTTGAGCATATATGTGACTGGTATTGGCTGATGGTAGGTTTGGGTAAGATTAtacctagggtttggttataTTTAGGCCGATTGAGGAGTAGGGCAATATATCGGCCAGGCTCTATATTTTATGTATAGGTTCTGGTAGACAAAAAGTATGTGGCTGAGAGTATGGTGGATAAGTGGTATTGTAGAGGGTATGAAATTTGGATGACAACTGGGATTTGACTAGCAGGgtatcggctagggtttggttgttTGCTAGTTGTTGCTAGAGTTGGCAGCATAACGACTAGATTTAGTGTCTTCTCTAGCCGGTGTCAGCAGACAGCATATCGGCTAGAGGGAATAGGAGGTAGGTGCAGGTTTAGTAgggcggaagtgttactccgacaaccgtgggtggcggcggagcggctaggatcacacagagtccgagagctaactgtgcggcgtgctaTGGAGGTCGAtggaatagtgaagctccgtCCGCTATACGCATCAAGGCGTGaggtgccaggagcagcacttcgaccttgggtttggtttatgccgggctttacaaccaacggttcgaCGTCGGGGATAGAAAACCGCGAACATCCCtatggaaggcgtaaagttccaaccgacagctttttagtggctaaagggtaaTTGGGATAaaggaaaatatttgaaaagtcaaatataaattcaaacggtatttgaataaattcaaataaaatcttagaATAGAAAATTTGATATCAAAATGTagattttgaatttagatgaatttaagtctaagtttcactggaatcggatctacggtttaggagatatggacttctagaaaatagaaTTTGAATTAAATAGGGAAATTATGAAATAGTACTGTacaggggcccacctgtcagttctttgtctcttcttcttcttttctctttcttcttcctccttccttccttcttctgcttcttcttctcttccagCCGAGCAaacagagagaagggagaggaggggcgccgATGCTCCGGTGGATGAACGGCCTCGACGACAGCGGCCACGCGTGTTCCCGAGCGACGCGCACCCGGGGAGGTCGGTGGCTggccgagagggagagatatATAgccggaacggcggcggcaagggctcACCTCGAGCCGGCATGGAtgatggcggtggtggcttgacttagaggtggagggagaggggaaaggggaaaaacgGACTCGCCGGATGGAGGCGAAGCTGGTGGCGCGAGGATAGGGGAGGTGGAGCTACGGATGGGGAGATCGACCGACGGCGTCGACGATCGGCcatggatggagagagagaaagggagctCGAGGCTCTGTTGATGTGTGGAGAAAAGGGGAGGGCTCGCCTTATATTTATAGGCGGCGAGAGGTGGTGGCTGATGGCGGTTCAGAGGAGAAGGTCGATGAGGACACGGCTGCAGCGACGTGGAGAAAAGAATGACGGCGCCGGCTCTGTCCTCTGATTGGCCGACGATGGCGGTTCGTCCCTGTTGCTGACGTCGGCGGAATGAAGTGTAGCTGACGTCGGGTGGCGGTTCCTTCGCTTCGACGgcaagatggcggcggcggtagctgAGTCGTGCACGGCGGCAGTAATGGCGCACGGTGGCGGCGCCTGGAAGCACCCacgggaggaggagcagggagTCGGCTTGAGTGGGAGgggctgggccgacttgggccggtcTGGGCCgaaggaagagagaaaattCGGCCCAAATGAATAGGAAGGCTTTCTAATTTGTGTAGGGAATTGAGGGATGGATTTAAAATCCAAATTAATATTTGGAAGAAATTTAAGTGGCTAACctttgagatgaatttattttggagaTAATTTCCAAAGAGAGATTTCCtaattatttgagtgcaatattttagAGGTAGCATAtaatggaatttatttgatgcaCTCAAATGAAAGGGTAAGGGATATATGAATAAAATTGAATGTGTAAATAGGAAGGTGGGAAGAAGATAATTGGAGAAGGATAAGTAGGGTTTTAGCCtcaaaatatatggcatggGTTTCAAAGAATTGTTTGAGGCTAATAGGAAATTTGGATGACAATGATATAAtctattttcttagcacaagagcaattattcataATATTTGCAATAATAATATTTCTTGTGCCGAGAAGAAAATCAAGCCACAAGAATTAAATTGGTGGCTAGATTAAAAGAAAggatttggatatttggatcgagaatcaaaggatgggtcgacaattaattccaattaaagtTGGAATTACACAGTGTAGGTTTGGAGGgttttcttggaccataattcatacaAATGAAAAGGGGTTtccaaactaaatttgaataaaaggaaTTTTGTCAAAATAAGGTTTTAAATTAAAACCAAGTCGAGAAACAcctaaatttaactaaatatatttttaaaggaaagacataaaagaaattaaacacCAGAGAGGGATTTTATGCAAGTTAATTTTTGGAGGTCTCtctctaattatattttcctaggtttagaAGGTTAATAAGAACATAAGAACCGGCATGATgcataattagaaaataactaatTTTCAGTATGTTACACTCGTCCATGCGCACCCTGCTCCGTGCCCCTCCGTACGACCCCAGTCTCCGGAGCTCCCGCCTCTCTCCGCTTTTGTGGGCGCCGCACCGCGTTGGCGTTGGTCTCGGACTCCATCATCGGATTCCCATAGGAGGGAGAGGCGACgttcgcctccacctccgctgcTAGCTAGGAGGCGTCCTCCCGCAAGTCCACCGCCACAGCGTCGCCGCGACAGCATTCACGCCGCTCCCCCCACCCCGCTCTGTCAGGAGCCGCGCCGCGAAGAACAGAGGAAGAAGAGCAGCAACAGCCGTAGGGgattgaggatgacatgtggggtccacgtggggcccaccattttttattatttggtGTATGAAAcggacatgtgggtcccacatatattattatttttccaaatcgaattgccacgtaagcaccacgtcagatgaagacctagtcaaattagccacgtaggcgccacgacAGCCAAAACCGCTATCTAAACCGCCGAGGAACCTAgtctgcaccggttttaatagttgagggacccgttgtatctggtttttcggttgaaggacgaaaatcggattcgtcgata from Oryza glaberrima chromosome 3, OglaRS2, whole genome shotgun sequence carries:
- the LOC127766046 gene encoding uncharacterized protein LOC127766046; this encodes MSVSESLVSGPDNEGEHRLGGEPAAGSPWPPWVEVRRETSGFSMSRPPSPGAATFRMSRPNVDYLYTKLTAAIAKEDAALRAAIPVRQHVAVCVRCLAMGEQLSNRTRCFPAGHEAHGGMKDARRERGEGRRADPQPSLEVVVA